CTTTCAACCATGGCTCGATGGCGAATGCGATGCCGCAGGCGCTCGGCGCGCAGGCGGCCTTCCCGGGCCGGCAGGTGGTTTCGCTATCGGGTGATGGCGGCTTCACGATGCTGATGGGCGACATGCTGTCGGCCGTCCAACTGCAACTGCCGATCAAGATCGTGGTACTGAACAACGGCACGCTCGGTTACGTCGCGATGGAGATGAAGGCCGGCGGTTATCTCGATACCAATGTCGACCTGAAGAACCCGAATTTCGCGGAGATGGCCTCGATAGCCGGCTTCAAGGGCATCCGTGTCGAGAACTCGGACGCGCTGGAGGGCGCGTTGCGCGACGCTTTCGCGCATCCGGGGCCGGCGCTCGTCGATGTGGTGACGGCCACCCAGGAACTGTCCATGCCGCCGACCATCGGGCTGGAGCAGGCGAAAGGCTTCAGCCTCTACATGCTGAAGGCGATCATTTCCGGACGCGGCGACGAGGTGCTCGAACTGGGAACAACCAACGTTTTGCGCTAGGCTGGAGCAACCGTCAGCGCGGCGGCCAGGCGCCCGGCCCGTAAACCGCCCGGCAGGCGCGACGCCCTTCCCGCCCTGCGTCTGCCGGCATGGTCGAGCCGGATACAGCGATCTGGAGGGACTGGCGACAAAAGTCCGCCGGGCGGTCACGACAAGTCCTCGAACAGCGCGGTTGTGCCATATCGCTCGGCAAAGTCCGGTATCAGGACGACGATCGTCCGGCCTTCCGATTCCGGTCGCCGGGCGACCCGGATCGCGGCCGAAAGGGCGGCGCCCGCGCTGATACCGACAGGCACACCATCGGTGCGCGCAACCTCTCTCGCCAGCCCGATCGCGTCGTCGTCCTCGACCGTCAGAATCTCGTCGACCACCGCGAGATCGAGGATGCTGGAGAGGAAGCCCGAGCCGATGCCCTGGATCTTGTGCGGCCCCGCTTTGCCGCCGGACAGCACCGCACTTCCGGCAGGCTCGACGGCGACGACGCGGATATCGGGCTTCTTCTCCTTCAGCACCTTGCCGACGCCGGTGATCGTGCCGCCCGTGCCGATCCCGGACACGAAGATATCGATCTCGCCCGCCGTATCGTCCCAAATCTCCAGCGCCGTAGTGACCTGGTGGATCGCAGGATTGGCGGGATTGTCGAACTGGCGAACCAGGAATGCGCCGGCTATCTCCTCCGCCAGAGCGTGCGCCCGGCGGATGGCGCCGCCCATACCCTCGCCGGCGGGCGTGAGCTCGATCCGCGCGCCGAGCAGGCGGAGCATCCGGCGGCGCTCCGCCGACATGCTTTCCGGCATGGTGAGGATCAGCCTGTACCCCTTGGCGGCGGCGGCAAAGGCGAGGCCGATGCCGGTATTGCCCGACGTCGCCTCGATCAGCGTCGCGCCCGGCCCGATGCGGCCGGTTCGTTCGGCATCCTCAATCATCGCGACGCCGATCCGGTCTTTCACGGAGGCCAGCGGGTTGAAGAATTCGAGCTTGCCGATCAGCCGCGCCTTCAGCCCATAGGCCACCTCCAGCCTAGCCAGCCGGACCAGCGGCGTCGCGCCGACCGTCTGGGTGATGTCATCGTAAACCTTGCCGCGAGACGTATGGCTCATCGCAACCCTCCCACCAGTTCGCCGAGCCAGAGCAGCCCCTGTGGCCAGATTCCGAGCTTCGTCGCCGATCCGATGTGGCCGAGGGCGCCGGCGTCGATGAAGCGCGAGCCCCAGGCGTCCGCGAAGGCCCGCGAACGCTCGATGGTGCAGCGTGGATCGTCGCTGCTGGCGACCACGATCGAGGGAAAGGGCAAGGGCGCGAGCAGCATCGGGGCGAAGCCCTGCGGTTCGGCCGGGTCAGATTCCCAGCGATCCCTGTCCGTCGTGGCGACGAGCAGAGCGCCGGCCACGCCTGCCCCACCGGTTTCGATCGCCCAGCGCGTAACCAGCGACGTGCCAAGGCTGTGGGCGATCAGGATCACCGGGCGGCCCCGGCCCGCCACCGCCTCGCTGAGGCGCGGCGCCCAGTCACGATAATGCGGGCTGTCCCAGTCGTCCTGGCCGACACGCTCGGCGTAGGGCAACGCCGCTTCCCAATGTGTCTGCCAATGATCCTCACCCGAGCCGTGCCAACCCGGCAGGGTCAAGAGATCATAGTCGCGGATATCAGCGGCACGCGCCTGCGTGGCCGGTGCGAGAATGGTGCTCATCGGCCACCTCCCACACCGACGAGGCGCAGTTCGGGCTGATCCCGTTCGCCGGAGGCACCGGTCAGTTCGGCGAGCACCTCCTCCCTCTGCCGCGCGAAAGCCGCGTCGGTGCGGTGGCGGGGGCGCGGCAGCGCGATGTCGGCGATCGACCGGATGCGACCCGGGCGCGGCTCCATCACCACCACGCGGTCGCTGAGATAGACGGCCTCCTCAACATCGTGGGTGACGAATATGGCGGTCACCTTCTGCCGCTCCCAGATATCGAGCAACTGATCCTGGAGATGCGCGCGGGTCAGCGCGTCGAGCGCGCCGAAGGGCTCGTCGAGCAGCAGCAGGCGCGGCTGGTTGACCAGCGCGCGGGCGATCGCGACGCGTTGCGCCATGCCGCCCGAAAGCTGGCGGGGAAGCGCCTTCTCGAAACCGGAAAGGCGCACCAGCGCGATATGCTCGGCCACCCTGTTCTGCTTCTCGGCGTCGGGGATCGGCGTATTGGCGAGGCCGAAGGCGATGTTCTGCTCCACCGTCAGCCAGGGCAGCAGGCGCGGCTCCTGAAAGACGATGCCACGATCAAGGCTTGGCCCCGTCACCGGCGCACCATCGATCGTGATCGTTCCTGAAAAACCGGGGTCCAGCCCGATCAACAGCCGCAGCAGGGTCGATTTGCCGCAACCGCTCGCACCGACGAGGCTGACGAACTCGCCCGCCCGTACCGAAAGCGATATGTCGCTCAGCGCCGTGAGCGGACGCCCGTCCACCGCGAAGGTCTTTCCTACATGGTCCAGCGTCAGCGCTGCCTGTCCGGTCACAAGCGAATCTCCTTCGAAATTGGTCACAGGATGCGGATTTCGGTGACGGTCCCGCGCCAGGCGAGCGCACGACGCTCTATGGCGTCCGCGATG
This genomic window from Sphingomonas abietis contains:
- the cysK gene encoding cysteine synthase A, coding for MSHTSRGKVYDDITQTVGATPLVRLARLEVAYGLKARLIGKLEFFNPLASVKDRIGVAMIEDAERTGRIGPGATLIEATSGNTGIGLAFAAAAKGYRLILTMPESMSAERRRMLRLLGARIELTPAGEGMGGAIRRAHALAEEIAGAFLVRQFDNPANPAIHQVTTALEIWDDTAGEIDIFVSGIGTGGTITGVGKVLKEKKPDIRVVAVEPAGSAVLSGGKAGPHKIQGIGSGFLSSILDLAVVDEILTVEDDDAIGLAREVARTDGVPVGISAGAALSAAIRVARRPESEGRTIVVLIPDFAERYGTTALFEDLS
- a CDS encoding ABC transporter ATP-binding protein, whose protein sequence is MTGQAALTLDHVGKTFAVDGRPLTALSDISLSVRAGEFVSLVGASGCGKSTLLRLLIGLDPGFSGTITIDGAPVTGPSLDRGIVFQEPRLLPWLTVEQNIAFGLANTPIPDAEKQNRVAEHIALVRLSGFEKALPRQLSGGMAQRVAIARALVNQPRLLLLDEPFGALDALTRAHLQDQLLDIWERQKVTAIFVTHDVEEAVYLSDRVVVMEPRPGRIRSIADIALPRPRHRTDAAFARQREEVLAELTGASGERDQPELRLVGVGGGR
- a CDS encoding RBBP9/YdeN family alpha/beta hydrolase — its product is MSTILAPATQARAADIRDYDLLTLPGWHGSGEDHWQTHWEAALPYAERVGQDDWDSPHYRDWAPRLSEAVAGRGRPVILIAHSLGTSLVTRWAIETGGAGVAGALLVATTDRDRWESDPAEPQGFAPMLLAPLPFPSIVVASSDDPRCTIERSRAFADAWGSRFIDAGALGHIGSATKLGIWPQGLLWLGELVGGLR